The following proteins come from a genomic window of Candidatus Methylomirabilota bacterium:
- a CDS encoding Uma2 family endonuclease encodes MSVDVVRRLFTADEYFQMIEAGILAADDRVELIEGEILEMPPRAPNHNASTAILNRLLVLGIRLRGFILPGGTIRLSTKSAPAPDIVVLRPHPRKYRDRYAEPEDVLLLVEVSDSSLRRDRELKLPIYARAGINEYWIVNIRDEILEVYKKPTGSAYATAEQFPRPESVTPSAFPDLHLAVDEIFA; translated from the coding sequence ATGAGCGTGGACGTGGTGCGGCGACTGTTCACGGCGGACGAGTATTTCCAGATGATCGAGGCCGGCATCCTGGCCGCCGACGACCGGGTCGAGCTCATTGAGGGTGAGATCCTCGAGATGCCTCCGCGTGCTCCCAACCACAACGCGTCCACGGCGATCCTGAATCGTCTGCTCGTGCTCGGAATCAGGTTGCGCGGCTTCATCTTGCCAGGGGGAACGATTCGGCTTTCGACCAAATCTGCTCCGGCACCCGATATTGTTGTCTTGCGCCCTCATCCTCGAAAATATCGGGACAGATATGCCGAGCCGGAGGATGTGCTCTTGCTCGTAGAAGTTTCCGACAGCTCCCTGCGCCGTGACCGTGAACTCAAGCTACCCATCTACGCCCGTGCGGGGATCAATGAGTACTGGATCGTGAACATCCGTGACGAGATTCTCGAAGTCTACAAGAAGCCTACAGGTTCAGCCTACGCGACAGCGGAGCAATTCCCCAGACCCGAGTCGGTCACTCCTTCGGCCTTCCCAGACCTTCACCTTGCTGTCGACGAGATCTTTGCTTAG